One segment of Cellulosilyticum sp. I15G10I2 DNA contains the following:
- a CDS encoding methyl-accepting chemotaxis protein — MKKIKTKNIKVKNDRTKSIKTKLIVGFSTLVGMVCIALGISTLQNASQGVRNEAEKGLQALAYEGARFVESRVETQKHVLQMLASTDAIESMNWEIQRAELEKQVERTDFLALAVVHPDGMAYYNDGSTKDLGDREYVKKALAGEVNTSELIISGVTNELVLMYAAPIQKQGKVVAALIGRRDGNALSIISDTIGFGEEGYGYILDSTGTVVGHSNRDLVSERFNAIEQVKEDETVKSLAALVTKVLEEKTGIGEYFYNGDHLYAGYAPIANTNWSLVITADRQEVLGALSNLRRDTLVITLIILLISIASAYLVGNAIAKPIIAITKHSKKIADLDITQNVPTDLLNKKDEIGGLSKALQSITDNLRNIINEISRSSEQMASSSEQMTATSEQSAHAAEQVSKAVEEIARGASEQAQNTEEGASKAMKLGEAIETDLTYIQNLSSASQKVGEAIDEGLGEIEKLAKISGESREATHKVQQGIIKTNDSVNKIGEASTVIGFIADQTNLLALNAAIEAARAGEAGRGFAVVAEEIRKLAEQSTISTKAIDEVVRELQNNSKASVEIMENVSVILNEQQDRVENSKNKYMSISEAIQASEQLVKKLNNSSKQMDKMKDEILSTIQNLSAIAEENSVSTQEVSASVEEQTASMEEIASASEGLADLAQNMQTIISRFKL; from the coding sequence ATGAAAAAGATTAAAACAAAGAATATTAAGGTGAAAAATGATAGAACAAAGAGCATTAAAACAAAATTAATTGTTGGCTTTTCAACTTTGGTCGGTATGGTATGTATAGCCCTTGGAATCTCCACATTACAAAATGCTAGTCAGGGTGTTCGTAATGAAGCAGAAAAAGGACTACAAGCACTAGCTTATGAAGGGGCACGATTTGTTGAAAGTAGGGTTGAAACGCAAAAGCATGTGTTGCAGATGCTTGCAAGTACTGATGCGATTGAAAGCATGAATTGGGAGATCCAACGCGCTGAACTAGAAAAACAGGTAGAGCGAACGGATTTCTTAGCGCTTGCGGTTGTTCATCCTGATGGGATGGCTTATTACAATGATGGGTCAACCAAAGATTTAGGGGATCGAGAATATGTTAAAAAGGCACTTGCGGGTGAGGTAAATACATCCGAGTTAATAATTAGCGGCGTTACAAATGAACTGGTATTAATGTATGCGGCACCTATTCAAAAACAAGGAAAGGTAGTGGCAGCTTTAATAGGCCGCAGAGATGGTAATGCACTGAGTATTATTTCTGATACGATAGGTTTTGGTGAAGAGGGATATGGGTATATTCTTGATAGCACTGGGACAGTTGTAGGACATTCTAATAGAGATTTAGTATCTGAACGATTTAATGCGATTGAACAAGTTAAGGAAGATGAGACAGTTAAGTCGCTGGCAGCCTTAGTAACTAAAGTCCTTGAGGAAAAAACTGGTATTGGAGAGTATTTTTATAATGGCGATCATTTATATGCGGGCTATGCACCTATTGCAAATACAAACTGGTCTTTAGTGATTACAGCTGATAGACAAGAGGTACTAGGAGCACTTTCAAATCTTCGCAGAGATACTTTGGTCATCACACTTATTATTCTGCTGATAAGTATAGCTTCTGCCTATCTGGTAGGTAACGCTATTGCAAAACCCATTATTGCAATTACAAAACACTCTAAAAAAATAGCTGATTTAGATATTACACAGAACGTTCCAACCGATCTACTTAATAAAAAAGATGAGATTGGAGGACTATCAAAGGCACTGCAAAGTATCACCGATAATCTTAGAAACATTATAAATGAGATTAGTCGTTCATCAGAACAAATGGCGTCCTCATCAGAACAAATGACAGCTACTTCCGAGCAATCAGCCCATGCTGCAGAGCAAGTATCAAAAGCAGTAGAAGAGATTGCAAGAGGCGCTTCCGAGCAAGCTCAAAATACAGAAGAAGGTGCTTCAAAGGCTATGAAACTTGGTGAGGCAATAGAAACAGATCTAACTTATATACAGAATCTTAGTAGTGCCTCTCAAAAAGTGGGTGAGGCTATTGATGAGGGGCTAGGAGAGATTGAAAAACTAGCCAAGATTTCAGGTGAAAGCAGAGAAGCAACTCACAAGGTACAGCAGGGTATTATTAAAACAAATGACAGCGTAAATAAAATTGGAGAAGCAAGTACAGTTATTGGTTTTATAGCTGATCAAACCAATTTACTAGCCCTAAATGCCGCTATTGAAGCTGCAAGAGCTGGAGAAGCAGGAAGAGGATTTGCAGTAGTTGCAGAAGAAATCAGAAAGCTTGCAGAACAGTCTACTATATCAACTAAAGCAATTGATGAAGTGGTGCGTGAACTTCAAAATAATTCAAAGGCTTCTGTAGAAATTATGGAAAATGTATCAGTTATTTTAAATGAACAACAAGATCGTGTGGAGAATAGTAAAAATAAATATATGAGTATATCTGAGGCCATACAAGCATCAGAACAATTAGTAAAAAAACTTAATAATTCTAGTAAACAGATGGATAAAATGAAGGATGAAATACTAAGTACCATACAAAATTTATCCGCTATAGCAGAAGAAAATTCTGTTTCAACCCAAGAAGTATCAGCGTCTGTTGAAGAACAGACAGCTTCTATGGAGGAGATAGCTAGTGCCAGTGAAGGACTTGCAGATCTTGCACAAAACATGCAGACTATAATTAGCAGGTTTAAATTATAA
- a CDS encoding BMP family protein, whose product MKKGLVKKAGLLLSMVMMMGALAGCASTPVKEEAPKVAEAAAPAVETPAEESTSPKRVALIMEGPISDMSWNATAYKGIKKIEEMGAEISYQENVPVSSLADSIRTYATEGYDVIFLATNSYKDVTLEVSKDFPETQFVIINGGVAVDNVISIQIADEEQGFMMGAIAAVATKSKQVGFVGGLEITPIINGSKGFEQGAGYVDPSVKVNIAVTGSMDDVNKAKETAKAMIEAGVDAIAPMANQSGLGVLEAAEEGKVKAIASGLGQAEMAPGALIVEVVKDTSIAYESAYQAYLDGKFGTEVIKMGAAQGVIYLAGWLPGAEGLLDEDRAKIEDVYKELAAGNISIALK is encoded by the coding sequence ATGAAAAAAGGTTTAGTTAAAAAAGCAGGATTATTATTATCTATGGTTATGATGATGGGAGCATTAGCGGGATGTGCAAGTACGCCTGTAAAAGAAGAGGCTCCAAAGGTAGCAGAAGCTGCAGCACCAGCAGTCGAAACACCAGCAGAAGAAAGTACGTCACCTAAACGTGTCGCTTTAATTATGGAAGGTCCTATTAGTGATATGAGCTGGAATGCAACAGCTTATAAAGGTATTAAAAAGATTGAAGAAATGGGTGCAGAAATTTCTTATCAAGAAAATGTACCAGTATCTTCGCTGGCTGATAGTATTCGTACATATGCGACAGAAGGTTATGATGTTATTTTTCTTGCCACTAACAGCTATAAAGATGTAACCCTAGAAGTTTCTAAGGATTTTCCTGAGACACAGTTTGTTATCATCAATGGCGGTGTTGCAGTTGATAATGTAATAAGCATCCAAATCGCTGATGAAGAACAAGGCTTTATGATGGGAGCAATCGCAGCGGTAGCGACTAAGAGCAAACAAGTTGGTTTTGTAGGTGGACTTGAAATTACACCAATCATTAACGGCAGTAAAGGATTTGAACAAGGTGCAGGTTATGTTGATCCTTCAGTTAAAGTTAATATTGCAGTAACTGGCAGTATGGATGATGTTAATAAGGCTAAAGAAACAGCAAAAGCTATGATTGAAGCAGGTGTTGATGCTATTGCACCTATGGCAAATCAATCTGGTCTTGGTGTTTTAGAAGCAGCAGAAGAGGGTAAAGTAAAAGCAATCGCATCAGGTCTTGGTCAGGCAGAAATGGCACCAGGAGCCCTTATTGTAGAAGTTGTTAAAGATACATCTATAGCGTATGAAAGTGCCTATCAAGCATACCTAGATGGTAAGTTTGGTACAGAGGTTATAAAAATGGGGGCAGCTCAAGGTGTAATCTATCTTGCTGGATGGTTACCAGGAGCTGAAGGTCTTTTAGATGAAGATCGTGCTAAAATAGAGGATGTTTATAAGGAGCTTGCAGCTGGTAATATCAGCATTGCGTTGAAGTAA